A window of Glycine soja cultivar W05 chromosome 2, ASM419377v2, whole genome shotgun sequence genomic DNA:
CAATGTCCATCAATCCCATTTGAATCGCAATCTCTTAGAAAAAACacgaataaaaattgaaaaaactttACTGAAATAAACCAGAATCAGTTAAGTGGTTATGATCGAAATCAAACATTTGTGCGGCGGAAGAACTAATTGGCAATGATGTTACATGAAGAGATGGATCAGATTTATTTGGCTTGGTTTCTCAAAAGAGAAAAATCGCACAGTTTGTTCAGCGTCGATCATCTGGGGAAAAAATCATCACTTCCATCTCCACATCATGATAATGCACATTGCAATTTCGACACTTAATTATCACACACATGATTTTCGCATAAAAATCGGGACTAcagtttgaaatttgaacacgctctaataaaaaaaaaaaaaaggaacggATTTTTATAACCTAAAGTTGAAATAACTCTAATGGCATACAAATTCAAATGCAAATTTCACACACAAATAAGAGAAACCGATAGACCTAAACTAAACTAATATGCCTATGAGATTGTAATGCGAATAGTATTTGAAGTTGGAAGAAAAATTGCTATGACAGTGGCGAAGGTGAGGCCGTATATATATAAGGAGGGGGAAACCCTAATTTGAGGTTGGGAGAAGTTTCTAGTTCCAATTGTTGTTCATAAAAGCGAAGGGGCTTTTACTTTCTGCACCTTCCAATTTGCTTCATGTACCtccaaaatatttcaaatcaataGACAAAGATGTCCGTTTCACCAGGCACCACTATTCCAGAAAAGCTATTCTGAAGAGTAAATTATTCTCAAATAGATTCTAGAACATGATTTTCGTATTTTAGAATAGTTATTTTGGAATAGAATAACTAATCTGGAAACCTATTCCATAATAAGtattcagaaataaaaaaataaaaacaaaaaaataggagGCGCAGGAAGTTAAAGTCGAGCGAAGGAAACGACCCTTTTGCTGCAGTCCAATTGCGGATTCTATTTGCACTAGTGAGCATGACTGGCCTGTTGCATTAATCCTGTTCAATTTGaggttgaatttaaaatttgatccaATGCATTTTGAGAATGAATTTGAGTTATATTTTAGATCATCTTGATCCAGTttagtgttttatattttttttaaaattataatttttttaataattgtgtattaataattagaaaaatatttaatagttagtattttatataacaatattataattataatgatatatttattttaaaattaagatatattgtaaaatatacttaagtttaaatttgatagtttttcatcatacaatttaattatacacaatattaatattgatataTTACTTTCCAAAGTTGGATTAACCTAATCTTATCTCATATTTTTTGAGTCTTAAGCAGGTGaagttcaaattcaaataaatgaaaccataaaaaaaaaaatttaggtcGAGTAGTAGAGACAAAGATAAACTTGTCCCAACTTACCTCATGCTTTCCCCTATTTTGCCCCTCcagttttttctcttcattctcCTTGCacacttttttgtttctttttttccgCAAGAATACCACTTTGCAAAAATTAGTTTCTTGAACACATTTCTAGACCAACCCTACTAATTACACTAcgtaatgtataaaaaaatccatATTATAGAAACTAGTTTCTATTTTGcaatgtaaaaattatattatagaaATTAGTTTTCATACgatcttcaagaagaaaaaaagacaaaagagaTGGTCGGGGGAGAAAAGGAATGATGAAGGTGAGAAAAAGGATGAGCAAGTGGAGTGGGGGAGGCTGTAGAGAGGGGAGGAGAGTGAAGGTGAGAGGGAAGAATGAAGAAggatattttagaaatataaaatcaaaaagtAGGGGTGTGaagagaaaaatacataaagGAGGGTTCAGTCTCCTCTCCTTTTGCATTGACAGCCCAATTGATTGAATCCAAAATTCAGCAATAATTGGACTGATCGAGCATCTTAATACTAGACCAACTCTTGAATAGTTTCACACTTCCATTCCagtaatgaatttaatttggcATAGGCAAAATTGCAAAATTGCAAAATTGATCCCTCAGTTTATCTCCAGTTACGGATTTGGtctccttataatttaattcataaatttggtcccctagttttataaatccctgcAAAATTGGTCCTGGAAGCCTGATTTGAACGTTGACTACCACGTGTTAATGCCATGTGTCAACGTCTGAGTGGTTCTCTGTAAAGGCTtcatttttttaggtaaaattgcatttttggtcccccagttttactccaatttcaattttggtcctcctatagtttaattcacacatttagttccccagttttataaatccctttatAAATTGGTCTTTTGAATGGTTTAGCCACTTGTGCTAGAGACATGGTAGGTCTTAATAAATCTCGCACTTCTTTTCATCGCAAGTTTTTCACTCACTTGGAACCCAGAGAAAAATCACTCTTTGTCTCTCTCCCACTTCCGaggttgttcaatttggaaaaGTGGCGCATGAATCCCAACCTGGGTTTGAAATTTTCAGATCTCTTACTTTAATAGGTTCTGTAATAACcccctatttttttctttttttgctcccCCATGCGATATTATATGTATACGACCGCTTAAGTGACCTATGTAtgacaatgatatttttgtttgaaatttgaaatacaacttCTCTAGTAATGAAATTTGGCTGAATTTATAAAGGGATTTATAACACTGAGGGACCAAATGTGCGAATTAGATTATAAggggaccaaaatcgaaattggaATAAAACTGGAGGACCAAAAGTAcaattttacctacaaaaaatgaagcCTTTACAAGGAACCACTCAGATGTTGACACGTGACATTGACACGTGGCAGTTAACGTCTGaggttaacggtcaacgtccaaatTGGGCTTCCAAGACCAATTTTTACAGGAATTTATAAAACTGGaggaccaaatttgtgaattaaattatagggggaccaaatataaaattagaaataaactGAAAGACTAAAAGTGCAATTTTACCTTTGGCTTAAATAACCAAATTATTACAAGGGACAGAAATCAAGCATTCCTCCCTGAATGGTTCCTCAATGCTACACACTCTGCCACGTAGGATGAACTTCTTTTTTTACTGCTACGTAGGATGAACTTAAATGACCCTATATTTTCATTTGGGGTAGGTTACACAAAGCCACACTCtccaacacattttttttttcaaatacattCAATAAATTACAAAGTTAAGAGggttcattaaataaaaaatgagagctCCCAAAATTTGTACTCTAGTTTCTAAAAGTTTATCAAAGTATGCATTTAAAAAGAGAAACTATTATATGATTTATGGTTAATATCAATCTCAATATCACTTGTATTTATGTTTctcattaactaaaaaaattaataactcgtAATGTGAAGATTAAtctaaatgttatttaaaatcactttataatttttttaaaaaaatgtgttagaaGATTAATCTAGATCATATTATTGAGAACCAATCAGGGTGTTTCCTAACTTAACATTAATTGaaaacatgatttttgtttcaacttaatctcgtttttaattatcttatcaagttcaaataaaattgactccaataaaaaaatgcatgtaatttttaaaaaaaatattatttctctcattgtataaataaattcaaacgTGGCATTAATAATAGGTGTACTCTCAGTCTGACTCACTAAACACTCCTTCGTCCtccaagaaaaagagaaagcaaaTGCCGTGAAGATGGCCATCTTTTCATATTCGTTTTCTGTTGATCATCATATGGCACCCAAAgacaaagagaagaaaagaatgaTTCCTATAATTCCGTGATAGAAATAATATTCACACACCTTCCTTCActttttaaaacaatgaaaatctcTTCTCAAAACTCAAACATTCTTTTCCTTTCCCTCCGAAGCAAATATTCCTTCTCCAACTCATGCACTTACACCTAACTATATCAAAGCCTTAAAGTTATTATAATTCACATGACATACACATAGTAGCCATGCATATAAATTGAGACACATCTATTTGACCACCAATCAAGACCTATCTGAATTTCAAAACCTTAAttaacattttctcttttgctttCTATGTTTAAATGGCTTCTGCACCAGCCTTAAAACGCACAGATTCTGTCGTTGATAATATGCCTGATGCATTGCGGCAGAGCCGGTACCATATGAAGAGGTGCTTCGCTAAGTACCTTGAAAAGGGTAGGAGGATTATGAAACTTCATCATTTGATGGAAGAAATGGAACTAGTTATAGATGACAAAAGTGAAAGAAGTCAAGTTTTGGAGGGCATTCTTGGCTTCATATTGAGCTCCACACAGGTTCTTTGTTTTCACTCTTCAACTTATATATACAcggcaataataaataaataaataaagtggtCACATCATTATCAACTACGAATTTTTAACTTTGATTATCTAAGTATGATTATAAGCATTAAGTATATTATTGGTGGGAGAATGCACTGATATACATGAGGTCATAGATTCTAACTTAAATGCGACTCTTAtacaaaaaccaaaagaaaaaacgtTAAATATGTTGTTGAAAAGTCTGATATTGTCTGCCTCAATAGTCAATTCCTAGGATTATTTATCTATTGGACAACTTCTCTTAACCTAAATTTAAGAAGAAAACTAACATAATATCAAGAGTTTATAACCATATTGTCTTTTCCTATTCTGACAAGCATTAATAGAGGGAGTGTTGCTTTTAACatcaattagttttaaaataacatcaataGATAATTTTGATATTGTTAGAATGAGTGCTGTTTCATTATATGTtccacattatatatatataatattgccAGTGGATTTTAATGTTGTGCACCTGAAACTTGCAGGAAGCTGTTGTTGATCCACCATATGTTGCCTTTGCAATAAGGCCTAATCCAGGAGTTTGGGAATTTGTAAAGGTGAGCTCTGAGGACCTTTCTGTTGAGGCTATTACCCCCACAGACTACCTCAAATTCAAGGAAAGGGTACACGATGAAAAATGGTACATCATTTATCTTACATTGTAACCTTCTAATCATCAACGTTCATCAATATCCTCCTTTTCTCCTCTctatttgcatttttttcttaagcTAAATTATCATTAGTACCATTGACGTGGCATAATTTCATcacattcttaattttttactcACATATTTATCCAATTAAATGTAAATAAGACGCATTAGAATACTTTTTGACGAAATTTTTTCATACTGCACTTACACGTGGAAGATCTAGTGTAAGTTGAACACTTGGTGTAAAATGGTCAAATAGTATAGTGTTGCCTATTCCATCCAACAAGAAAAATTCACTTGAACTATGCTTTTGATGTATAACTTGGCTCCATATTGAAGGGCAACCGATGAGAACTCATTTGAAGCAGACTTTGGAGCATTTGATTCCCAAATTCCTCTGTTAACCCTCTCTTCTTCAATTGGAAATGGACTGGAATTTACTTCCAAGTTCTTAACTTCAAAGTTAACTGGGAAATTGGAGAAAACACAGGCTATAGTGGACTACTTGTTAACATTAAATCATCAGGGAGAAGTAAGTGAAATAACATGagattaaattcataaatattatattacaacACCAAAGATATaccatataatataatattcattttcctttttgtcATCTACACTGGCAGAGCCTGATGATAAATGACAGCCTTAACTCTGCCGCAAAGCTCCAGATGGCACTTGTAGTGGCTGATGCATTCCTCTCGGGACTTTCCAAAGACACTGCATATCAGAATTTTGAACTAAGgtaaagattttattatttttctataaaagagGCCAAGGATACTTGAAGTTTTAACCCAACGGTAAGACCAAATTCATTGACAGGTTTAAGGAATGGGGGTTTGAGAGAGGATGGGGAGATACTGCAGGAAGAGTGAAGGAGACAATGAGAACTCTATCAGAAGTACTCCAAGCACCAGACCCGATGAACTTGGAGAAATTTTTAAGCAACTTACCAATAATATTCAATGTTGTCATCTTCTCTGTTCATGGTTATTTTGGGCAAGCAGATGTTCTTGGCTTGCCAGACACCGGTGGCCAGGTAAAATTCTAACcattaggaataattaatttgattataaggATAAGTTGATAGAAATTGTTCACCATGTAGCAAGGTCAATAATGTTTTCTAATTGAGAAATGATGGCAATACACTTTTTTGAACACACTACTATTGATTgaatattacacaattttgtGGAATTCACTTCTATTTTAATGAGTTTTACTCgtgattttgtaatttcaataaattttaaccaatgttAGAAAGTGTATTGGAAGTTCTTAACTAACACTCCTCCTTTATGATATCATCATGTCAAGTGCTATTTCTATTAAAAGCGGGAAAAAACTGATGTATTTAAGAGATGGCTCAAAAGCAAAATGCTTTTTCATTTCTAATACTCATCGAGAAAAGTACAACAGGTAGTTTACATATTGGACCAAGTCAAGTCTCTGGAAGCAGAGTTGCTTCTGAGAATCAGGCAACAAGGGCTAAATGTGAAACCTCAAATTCTTGTGGTGAGTTTCATGCAAAAGGAATGAAGAATTATCTCTTTCTATATACACTTAAACTTACTAGAATCTTAAGAGTATGCTATTGATCTTGATAGGTAACAAGGCTCATTCCTGATGCTCGGGGAACCAAGTGCCACCATGAGTTGGAACCAATCAGTGATACCAAGCACTCCCACATTCTACGTGTGCCGTTTCAGACAGATAAAGGAATCCTGCGTCAGTGGATTTCTCGCTTTGACATTTACCCCTATCTTGAGAGGTTTACTCAGGCATGTATAGTATAGTATACCTGATACCTGATTCAATATTCTTTAACTGGTATCTATTTTCCCTCTTATGAAGTTTCCTTCTGAGTTATGACCATACTTTGGTTCATATTAATAGGATGCAACAGCCAAGATTCTTGAGTTCATGGAAGGGAAACCAGATCTTGTTATTGGAAATTACACTGATGGAAATTTGGTAGCATCACTAATGGCTAGAAAACTTGGGATAACTCAGGTCGCTATAACTTTGTTTAAGTTTTCCTTTCAACTGTTTTTGTGGCTGCAAGTATACGTCTTTTTTCGCTACGTGTACTGATTCCATAGCTTGATTGAAAACCAGGGAACTATAGCACATGCTTTAGAGAAAACCAAGTATGAAGACTCAGATGTCAAGTGGAAAGAGTTGGACCCCAAGTACCACTTCTCGTGTCAATTCATGGCGGATACAGTGGCAATGAATGCATCTGATTTCATCATAACCAGCACATACCAGGAAATTGCTGGAAGGTTTGCTCAAATAGCCTTACACACATGTTAATGAGAACAAAGTAGTACCCTAAAATgaaatctgaattttttttaagttgataTTTGCAGCAAAGATAGACCTGGACAATATGAAAGTCATGCTGCATTTACCCTCCCAGGGCTGTGTAGGGTTGTTTCAGGGATAAACGTGTTTGATCCGAAGTTCAACATAGTCGCACCAGGAGCTGACCAGTCTGTGTATTTCCCTTAcacagagaaagaaaaaaggctCTCTCAATTTCACCCTGCCATTGAGGACCTTCTCTTTAGTAAAGTGGATAACATTGAGCATATGTAAGTGACCTTGTTGCACTGTTGCAAAGTAACATTTATGAATTACCACATTCTTCCAATTGAATGACTTTCACTTTTGGAATTGTTATGGAAACAGTGGATATCTAGCTGATAGGAGGAAGCCAATCATCTTCTCAATGGCAAGGCTTGATGTTGTGAAGAACTTGAGCGGGTTAGTTGAATGGTATGGCAAGAACAAGAGACTGAGAAATTTGGTGAACCTTGTAATAGTAGGAGGCTTCTTTGAcccttcaaaatcaaaagataggGAGGAAATGgcagaaataaaaaagatgcaTGACTTAATTGATAAGTACCAACTCAAGGGTCAATTTAGATGGATTGCTGCACAGACGAATAGGTATCGCAATGGAGAGCTCTACCGTTGCATCGCTGACACAAGGGGAGCCTTTGTGCAGCCTGCTTTGTATGAAGCATTTGGATTAACTGTCATTGAAGCAATGAACTGTGGCTTGCCCACTTTTGCCACCAACCAAGGAGGTCCAGCAGAAATTATTGTTGATGGGGTCTCCGGCTTCCACATTGACCCCCTCAATGGAGAGGAATCAAGCAACAAAATCGCTGATTTCTTTGAGAAATGCAAAGTGAATCAATCACAATGGAATGTCATTTCTGAGGCTGGATTGCAGCGCATAAATGAATGGTAACCAACTTATCATATCATACCATTTCCTTAGCTTCAAGCTTGTACAgttattatttaacaattatgtTACACCTTTGTTTAGTCAACATTCCCTTTTTTATGCATCAATGAGAAACTAAATTTCAAACGTGTTACATGTCGTTGTCTTATAGCTATACCTGGAAGATTTATGCAAACAAGATGGTAAACATGGGGAACATTTACACCTTTTGGAGGCAAGTGAATAAGGAGCAAAAGGAGGCAAAGCAGAGATACATTCAGATGTTCTATAATCTTATATTCAAGAATTTGGTATGccaatatttagttttttagaCACATTCACCAATTACTGTGTTATGAGTTTCTGAAAAGGTAAACACTTTTGATATGTAAATGTCACAGGTTAAGACTGTACCTGCTCCTAGTGATGAACCTCAACAACCAGTAGGCAAGCAGCCGAGTCTCAAATCGCGTAGCACGGGGTATGTTACTCAACCAATAAATCATTCTCCATCTTTGTGAAGGGAAAAAATTGTTGAAGTCAATTGAAATGCTGGATATCTCCATTAATCCTTCCCCTTAACGGATTTGTTTCTGTGACATGCTTTTAAATTAGTCAAATTGTTACTTCATTATTTGTTTCTTAGCATGCACCTTTGTGCAGTTAAGAAAATGGTTTTCCATTTGATCCATGCtaacatcttttttctttttccttcttggtTTGCTGAATCAGACGTTCACAGTCCAGATTGCAAAGGTTAGGCTAATTACATAGCACTTAATTAGCTCGTGATTATTAGTTGTGTGTACTTACAAAAAATTACTTACTTCCTTTCAGGTTATTTGGAAATTAATATCTCAACCATGAAGCAAGTCAATTAGTACGATGCATCTTGTCACTCTGGATATTGATATTTCTCTGAtgaccttatatatatatttttttgttattcatcAAACGGAGAAGCTCTGCTGTTGTTgaataataacaatattttatgtgatcaataAAATGCCCTATGTGAGGAAATTTAAAACGAAGATGGAGCAATGTTTAATTTCACGTAGGAAGCTGAAACTTTGTTCTTAAACTGTAATAAAGATTTTATATGCTAACATCCTAAAACGAAACCCCGAGAGACTTAAAGATGTACATTATGTCAGTCTATCACGGATactaatttaaataaagagAAGTTCTAGGAAGATAGTTtccaatacattttttttaactacaaaattaaatgatattcatTAAATATGACATAAGactcacaaaattttatcatttttaataaatttgtctCAATCAAAAGACTATGTTTCAAACCAATGaatatgaaaatacattttctttttcttagcaAGAtgcaatatattaaaataggtACAAGGATACCTAAAACCCACATACAAGAAAAATACCAGAgaatgtaataaaattaaagaaggtTATTCGCTATTTGTCTTAGATGAATATTTGAATCCAATGTAATTGACTGCAAAATGTTAcacaattaatataataattgatcaataaaaagttattgataaAGATGGTTCAACATTTATATTAGATCACTTAATCAAGGTATGAGGATTTCTAGCTTAGATATGGAGTCACAATATTGCTttattccaaaatggatccatCTAGTAGGGGAAAAATAATTAACTGAGTCAAATAAGAAACTCTAAATATCTACtaaatacagaaaaaaaatgcataataatTGATCAAGTATAATGATGTCTTCCCGTCTTCTTTAATCAAATCGATCCAAATATCCACATTTAGTGGGTCTATCTACTTCTCGATTATGTTTTTTCTCACCCATGATGCTCAAGGTCTTTTCTAAGAGATTCAAATCTAGTATTATTCATACTGACGACGTCCAGACTAGTTTATTAACACTTAAAAtcctttaataaattattattattattttaaaatattaaagatgAAGTTATTTGAAACATGATGTTGATTTGACATTTTAATATGACATATAAGTTATAACAACCTGACAGTTatgaattttcttaaaaaatgaattactatttttattactatattttattaataaagtaaatataattaattgtggTTTGACATCTTATTCATTTTACGTTTTCATGAGGTACAGTTGATTTGTTACAACTTACTGATGCCAAACTTAATTAAAATCCACCGACACAtaagtattttataaaaaaatgcgaCCTTTTCTTTTTGAGTTCCTTATTACATCGGATATAAAAGTAAGAATCAAAttgtcaaattaaaattaatttttcttcttcctagtatattttttattaatttaaattagattctttcattcattttagagggatagattaaatattttataagttatattatttttttagatttaattaaaagtaacaGTTTTGGAAATTGATTCTCAAGCCCAAAATCTAGTTTCGAAAACTATTCTACCGCATTCATTGCAAATCGGTGGGAAGGTAAATAAACGTTCATTTTTTTGTATGGTGACTAATGGTCAACTTGATATTATCTGACTTTGCTCATTCTCTAATAATTACTATACGTACTGATTTAGGAGCAGGAGGTGAACTTCTAATATTCCTTTTGTTGGATTTAATCTCTTtcatctttttaattaattaagttcttCTGAATGTTGACATGAATATAGTTATCTGACTCTAAATTATTCAGGCATGAAGACTACAAATAGACTTTACAACTCAATAACACCAGAGAGCATAACCTCATGAAACTGCAAATATGCCCTTTTTGAATAAATTCTATTTGGATGAAGgccatcatattcaaacttattACCATATTCATCCGATTGAAAACCTTAGGTGCACTTTTATTGGTCAAAAAAGGATAGTATGATCTTGATAAAACTTGGACGACCAAGACAATTATATTAGTGtagtcacaaactttaatttgttttaaaggaGCCTATCAAGATTAAATTTTAAGGGAAGATTAAACCATTTAATGAAATATCTAGTAttgtagaaattaaatttttgcatGTTAAGGAGTTACATTATTGATGTGTATggtaatatcaattttttttctttaaaaaaacaaaatcgagACCTGCACGACACGGCAAGTTGTATATAAAATTTGAGTCgtcttcaaataaaattaacaagacTGAGAGAAGGAATTAAAAGTAAACATTCTATTTGTAATTTAGATTCAATACAATTAAGTCTTGAACAAAGAACAAAGTGATActaaagtaaaatataacaaGTATATGGATACATCAGCCTCCTACTTAACTGGGAGAGAAGCACAATTTGAGCGTTCCCAAGCTAATTCCTCACAAGTTAGagacaaaaattaaatgaattaagagATCAAGGGTTAACTACCATAT
This region includes:
- the LOC114397685 gene encoding sucrose synthase 7-like translates to MASAPALKRTDSVVDNMPDALRQSRYHMKRCFAKYLEKGRRIMKLHHLMEEMELVIDDKSERSQVLEGILGFILSSTQEAVVDPPYVAFAIRPNPGVWEFVKVSSEDLSVEAITPTDYLKFKERVHDEKWATDENSFEADFGAFDSQIPLLTLSSSIGNGLEFTSKFLTSKLTGKLEKTQAIVDYLLTLNHQGESLMINDSLNSAAKLQMALVVADAFLSGLSKDTAYQNFELRFKEWGFERGWGDTAGRVKETMRTLSEVLQAPDPMNLEKFLSNLPIIFNVVIFSVHGYFGQADVLGLPDTGGQVVYILDQVKSLEAELLLRIRQQGLNVKPQILVVTRLIPDARGTKCHHELEPISDTKHSHILRVPFQTDKGILRQWISRFDIYPYLERFTQDATAKILEFMEGKPDLVIGNYTDGNLVASLMARKLGITQGTIAHALEKTKYEDSDVKWKELDPKYHFSCQFMADTVAMNASDFIITSTYQEIAGSKDRPGQYESHAAFTLPGLCRVVSGINVFDPKFNIVAPGADQSVYFPYTEKEKRLSQFHPAIEDLLFSKVDNIEHIGYLADRRKPIIFSMARLDVVKNLSGLVEWYGKNKRLRNLVNLVIVGGFFDPSKSKDREEMAEIKKMHDLIDKYQLKGQFRWIAAQTNRYRNGELYRCIADTRGAFVQPALYEAFGLTVIEAMNCGLPTFATNQGGPAEIIVDGVSGFHIDPLNGEESSNKIADFFEKCKVNQSQWNVISEAGLQRINECYTWKIYANKMVNMGNIYTFWRQVNKEQKEAKQRYIQMFYNLIFKNLVKTVPAPSDEPQQPVGKQPSLKSRSTGRSQSRLQRLFGN